The Cicer arietinum cultivar CDC Frontier isolate Library 1 chromosome 1, Cicar.CDCFrontier_v2.0, whole genome shotgun sequence genome contains the following window.
ATTTTAGGTTGtataaaacaatataatattttatctttgtaacCATTATTTGAGCTTTTAATTTGGCCCAATACTCCCTTATTATAATGAgaaaatattactattatatttGATCTCGCCGTAAACAATATGAGTCTTTCTCAAGAGAAATTGATCATGGTTGATTTGTCGATGTAGGTGAGTAGTCTATTGAGAAATGAAGAAGATCTCAATTCGTGACGATAATTTCGATTCGAGGAAGTAATTGTAAAGGATactctaattttaaaatcaataatagtaatatataataaatgcTCTCTATATAGAAAGTGAAAATGAAGTCATATATATAGACTTTTTATCACTAAATTGAGAAATGAAGAAGATCTCAATTCGTGACGGTGATGTCGATTCGGGGAAGTAATTGTAAAGTATactctaattttaaaatcaattctagtaatatataataaatactcTCTATATAAAAAGTGAACAAGTTATCTAATGACTCTTATATTTTGGGTCATATTGAAAATGAAGTCGTGTATATAGACTTTTTATCACTTAATTGATAAATCtaaacaatattattatattttctcttGCTCAATAAAAAGATTAGGTTTTTTCTAATTCATTCGATCAACCCAACATCATAGTAGATGAAGACAAAGTCGGTTAATAGAACAACTATGTAAAGAAAGACCAAATGCTCTAAAACAATACATAACCCTCCTAGTAACAAGCTTGTAAAGCAAATAGGTTTCTTAACTTCAAATGTGTACTCTACTAtactataatattattattaagtaaatgagcataaatcaaattttttagtcATGAAAGTCTTACTTTTACACAGTAGAGTCATTAACAAGTGTTAGATTGagatactattataaataatatatattttaattttaactttgttATTAAAGTATTAAACTTAAATTCAAATCGTCCGATGTTAATCTAATAATCATCAATGTCATAGTGTGGGAACGCAACAATTGTAATTagacaaaatacaaaatactaATAAGTGTATTGAAGAGAGGGAAGAGGTAAAGATGAGAACACAAATAAAGTGTGTAAACGGCGCAGTGTCTTCTGAACCGTTCTGTCTATTAGTACTACGTTTACAGATAAGCCCGTTGATTGTTTTGTATTGTTGGAACCAAACAAGGAACAATCTCTTCTTAGTTCTTCCTTTCTTACTTTCATTTCATGTTTCATGTTACAGTTTTGAGACTTTGAGTTGAATCtctactctctctctctatctacCTCTCTACACGTGTATCATATCATCACCCTTCAAAACAACGGTTTCATGTTCTTCTCTTCTCTCTCCCTCACTCTATAGCAACGGTTTAATTTCATGTTCACAAATTCAGCTCAAAATATGCTTCTATGTTTttaaattctgatttttctttcaaattcatataaatttaaattgaatgaattttttttggtgGAACTGATCTTTaatgatgtatttttaattatgagCTGAATTAAATCTGCAAGTTctgaattttttgttttctctttttggCTTTGTTTCATTTATGGAACTTCAGGTGCACAGATCTATGAGCTGTGAAAACAACTTGGTAAGTCCTCACAATTATGTACacagatttttatttatttttatattataggtTTCAAACTATGCTATGATGACTTTGTTTCCAATTAATGTGATTTTGTATAATGTTTGCTATTTAAAGGCTATAAACACAAGCAGAAGCTACAAGGGGTTTGGTGCAGAATCagctttaattaatttttctgctttttattttaacttaaaaacaaaaacaaaaggtcAAAGACAATTCAAAAGTACTAGTACACTACATTAGATCCAATGTTTTTTACCTTATTATTTTTTCcaacataaataaacaaatttgttatgatataataaaattaatttagggTTGGTCTTGTGTCTGTGTTTGCAGGAAGTGAGACTGAGAGGCTCTGAGCCCTACTctcattatcatttttttttttttttttgcttttgaaAAAAGCCTTAAACATTGGTTCCTGACTTAGACTATGATATATCACtgcattaataaataattaagttaaataaataagtaagacctttttttattactatacaGCCAAAAAAACTCCCTCACCCTcatttatcatcatcatcaatgcAAAACACATagcatctctctctctctctttcacaCACACCTCTTCTTGTGTTTGTGGAAAAAGGCATGATTGTGAAATGGAGGATGAGATTGAAGCACAAGCATGTAAGTTTCCAAGGCTTGGAAATGGTtcttcaaataacaaaaacataGGTAAGTATCCTCTTGATGATGAGGAACAAGAGCTTATTATTAGAAGGAAAAATGTTAGAGAAATTGGAAGAATTGATGATGTCAATGTTAACACAAGAAACCATTTCCAAAACCATTCATCAAGAATTGTTAGAGTGTCTAAAGCATCTGGTGGAAAAGATAGACACAGCAAAGTAATGACTTCAAAGGGTTTAAGAGACAGAAGAGTTAGGCTGTCAGTTACAACAGCTATTCAATTCTATGATCTTCAAGATCGTCTTGGTTATGATCAACCTAGTAAAGCTGTTGAATGGTTAATCAATGCTGCTTCTGATTCCATCTCTGAACTACCTTCTCTCAACATCAACACTTTCCCTCAAACCCCAACTCATGAAAGacagaacaacaacaacaaccttaATTCTTTGTCTAAATCTGCTTGTAGCAGCACTTCTGAGACAAGTAAAGGTTCTGAGAGAGCAAAGGAGAAAGATAATGAGTCTAGTTttgcacaacaacaacaacaacagcaaCATCATCATGATGTGAGTGTGAATCATAatcatcacatttctcaaacTGCTTCATTTACTGAGTTACTGACTGGTGGAATTGGTAGTAGTAATGTAAGAATTCCAACAACAACTAGTCCTAATGGATCAGTTCATGATTCTCAGATTAATAATCATGGTGATGAGTTCAACAAAACAAGACATCATCAACAATGGTCTTCAACAGTAACACCAATAATGGATTATTTCAACTCAGGACTTATGGTGTCAAATTCAAGAActcatcatcataatcaatcttctacttcatcatcatcatcttctgGTTGTTTCCAACTAGGACAACAACATTCACTACCAGTTTCACCATTCAGTAATAGTGGTGAAAACAACTCAGATATTCAAATGCAGCAGCATTTTCCATTCATGTCTGAACATCTTATGCAGCAACAAGCTGTGGTTacttcatcatcatcttcacaTCAAGCAAGTGGGAATAATGATCATCATTACAATCTTAACTTCGCTATATCGTCTTCGGGCCTTGTTGGTTACAATAGGGGGACCCTTCAGTCCAATTCACAGTCTCTTTTGCATCAGTTGCAGAGGTTTTCACCTATGGATGGATCAtcaacaacatcatcatccAATAATCTACCTTTCTTCATGGGAGCTACTGTTACTCCTGCTGTTCCTTCAACAATGGACAACAACCATCAACACCTTCCATTTTCACCTGTCTTTGATGCTCGTTTGCAGCTTTGCTACACTGATGGAAGCCGCCATTCAGATCAAAAGGGAAAATGCAATAAGAACTGACTTCTTCTTCCTGGTAAGTGGTAAgtctcaacaaataaaaatttaatctttCTATCTTTTTCCTTACTTTTTAGATTTTTAGATGTTACCCTTTTCATCTTTTTATCTAATTGTTGTTTTCTTTCTCTAAAGTTATGCATATTTCTTAAGAAAATCACTAACtactaatttttataataatatgagatgaataaatattttaaatgagagAGATAGTATATGAACTAGTGAACAGTGATTAGTAATATCATATGaggttaatttttatttttatttttttgtttccttCCCCTTTGACATGCTTAAACCTAGGAGGAAGGGCATCATAAAAgatgaatatttaatttaattttgtgtgtatttattatttgaaagatTATGGGGTGTTGGATTTATGTGCATTGTGCAATACCATGAGGCACTGGCTTTCTTGGTAATGGTAAACAAATTGACCACTACTGAACATAGTTTAAGGAGATGCTAGTATCTGTTAATTTTGTCATTTTGTTGAGTTGTGCATGAATTGGCGTGAATAAAGTTTCCATTGACTGTCTCCTTTTTAGTTCTCTCATTGTCCTTGGTTCCCTTTCTCTATGGCACCTTTGAGTTTATGCCAAGTGTAATTACACAAATCCATAGGTGTAATGGAAATTATAGGACATATATTTAGTTTTACAATCCCACCagtttattttacaaaaaaatattctaattgGCTTTGTGTCAGTTACTATGTGGAAAAATATAAGCATATACTCCACACATGATGAGGGTCTTTTTTAAATGATGAAAGGTTCATGCATGTAGGGAGAACTTGACCCTTCAATCATATAAGGAAACAGAGGATAGATACATAAATTAGGGGTactttaacttgattgaaataagGAATAATTAATGTTTATTCATGTTCATGCTTTAAAGTTTTTCATATATAATAGGTAAGTATTAGATGGTATgttgtttataattttcttttagtaTAGATTGTATACTAATAACCTTgtagtatatttattttcttctaatATACATTTAACCTCCATTGTAGAAAGACCATATCATAATGCCTTTTTTCCCCTTATTTAATGATTCAACAActcataaatcaataaaaagaaATGAGTTTACGGTACTTCTCGTTCTAGAATGAATTATAAGCAGAAACTAATCAGATTAcgcataataataataaaggtaATTTATCACATTCAATATATgtaattcttataaaaattaagtcTATTGTCTAAATTACCATCCATGACTAATACGTTACATAATTggaaatataacaaaattaaattaaataatttattttagaattattatcattaaataggaaaaaagttattgatatttttttatattctattcCAAAAATGTGTTAATTTCgagataaattattaattttacattgtttcaTATTGAATTTAGTATTTAAGATAGTGAAATATGATTCAACacatatatcaaaattatcaatattattggtgTATAATTATAAACCTTGTTAATTCACTACAAACTTAGTTTCTTGACCTAccttagattattattattatttatttataaaaggtGGTTGAATATAGTGGAATAGAAAAGAGACAAATAGATAGTGGAGAGTGTGCTAGagaatatatttgtttattctgtaatctatataatataatggTATAAAAGGGCAATTGGGAGTGCGCCACACTTTGTAACTTCAAGGAATGCTCCAAATAAATACTGGTACAAAACTATGTTTTACAATCCTTTCTCTAATTCTTTTGTTTCAAACATATTCCTTGGACATTTTTTCAACCAACCTCATCCCCTATGAAAGTGGGTATTGAAATATCTCCCTCCTCCCACcaaagataattaattatattaacatatTCCTAAAATCCACCAACTCCATTTGATTATAGTGAGAAGATTGTTGGAACAGGGGTAGGACTTAGGAGGCTGTACTAGTTGGTTTAAAAATTGTAGTAATTTAGGAGTTCAAATATAACAATTGTCACCAATGTTGTTAAGATTGTTGTAGTAATAGTAATTGGTAAGGAAGGGTTGAAAATGGAAATCTCTATGAATATGAATGTtattgttaaaatataattactaattaaaatcaattaagatTTCATTTGATTTGAGAATGTATAATGATttgttatttcaaaaattaaaaaagagaaaaaaattattaattaaaaggaTATTAATTGTCAATTTATAACTGTGAGTAGATTTAAACTCGTTACCTCGAGGGAATTTGAATATATTATGATGTTTATATttactatatattaaaatattattaaaaagaatattaaaattataagaatGGCGTGTACCCTTGTATTGTAGctaaattattgtatttaatgAACCAATAAAGTGGGGGTGGAGGATGGCTAGATTTAAGGTTTGATAATGCATAACTAATCACATGGTTTTGATAAATAGACAACTTTGCATGTTATGATATCTACttgtgttttaatttattttattttataaagtttaattttttttattaaaagtgaAACGAGTCACGTATCTAACATGTAAAAAATTTCTGTAAATAAATGTAGTGTTCAACCCACTTAATTCAATGTAGTTCTCTTTTAGACTCCCTCCGTGACTCAATAATAATACTATTGACatgttattgataaatataaatacttaCTTTTGGATGTTAATGCTATgtattagtgtttttaaacttGATAGTGAATAGTAAGAAGTTTGAAATGATTCATCTAGCTGAAGACACAAGTTTTCTTTTTATAGAATTTCAAAACAGTTGCACTATGCTTTAATATCCCTCCTTTACTCCAGAAATTTCATCAAACTATACCCTACTCTGAGGACATTATGACCTAATGTGTGATGTTCATTGTCAAAACAGTTCCTCTTGTTTAAGCATCTTGGAattgttcatatttttatttttatgtataaaatacAATCACTaacatttgatttttattttctataggAATTCTCTTTCGTGTCCTTTCAATATGGGAGTTGCAAAATTGAAGGGTACGTTGTTGTCAAGTGTTGGTATTTCTTCTCTGACCATTTTGAGTCATCTTGTCAATTGTCTTTTGGAGAAATGTAAAAGAATATTGATTCAACTTATTATTCTTTTGAtttctataattattttgaagtttATGTACTGTGGTTTCAGAAATTAAAAGACTTGTAAATCATTCAGCCAAAACGAACAAAACCTTATAATGTGTGCCTCCATAGAGGTTTTTACCCTAAAAAAGTTTGAGTATTTAGGTTTGTTGATTTAGTGAGCTAATATTTGGGTGAATGACAGAATGAGTAGTTCATGATTTTGgattatttttgtcaattttatgATTTGGTTTACCAGATATCATTAACTATATTCTGTTAGTCCAACATCTTGGCAGGCTAAGAACCAATGCATGACTCTAAAAGAAGAACATATTTAACTATAGTTGTTTTTGGGTAAAATTAAGGTGGCTTAATTTGATTTTAGTAAATCCACTATAATACTAAATATAcactatatttaaatttgtggTAGCTACTTAAGTTACAAATTGAATCACAAAATATAgaaattattagaaaaaatgagaagttgttatgtgtttatttgttataataaaaattatttttgtttaaaaaaaaaacttaaaaatgatttttttgagaAGCTACTGaagtactattttttattttaaaattatttttcagtttttttttttaaaagctgtAACAAGGAGATACAAGctttcaaaagtaattattttatgaaaaagttGTACTTAACACACCATATATATATCTCGGTGTGGCTAATTAAGTATTTGGGCtcaaataattaatgaatttcagttaataaaaattgttcaaaataattcaaatgaatttaatttaaaaatacatagctgtctaataaaataaaagtaaactAAAACCTATTCAAGAGAACATTGATCTATTTGTAACatgaatttattattagtaatgaGCAAActtgtcaaatattttttatttatctaagtAGCACACTGAAAACTCTATCATAGTTTGGGCCAGTGATGGGCTTCTGTTGGATCTCGTTAGCAAGGCAATTATGTTCTATGGGCTTTTATAAGATTCTAAGCTTAATCACATGCGAATAAAGTAGATGAGAGTTGTTCATCACCGCTATAGTCCATTGACTCCCAATTTAACCCTTATAGGATTCCAAAATTTGGGTCGGTACATGAATAGATATCAATACATAACTCACATCAATCTTTTTCAACGTTCAACTTCAAATACTTCACTTAGTTTCTTTTATccattaatatcatcaattctATCTTTCTTCATTGTAAAGGTAACGTAGctctaaaatatttctaactgtCATGTTGACTGTTGAAGTTTTGAAGTTTTGAAGCTTTTCAATAAGCGGAACTAAATTTTGAGATATgatagtatatttttttaaaacttaccACTATCAGGTTCACGTATTCGgcagtatattttaaaaaatgtaatactATTAGATTCTCACATCTGATAGATGTTAATGTAGTTtagaattatatattattttctgtATAGTTAAGTTTTAATGTGTGTAAAATGTTTGTAATTAGTTATAATTGAGTTTGAAGCTGAATCCAAACATTCGTCGACATTCGATTTGAAATTTGAGCCTGCAACTGAAGGAATACTTGTAATTAAAAAGTGATATTTTAGTGTggatttaaagtaaaaaaatgagATTGAATTGAACCTAAGAGAAATAGAGTttcaaatagttttttattttgaaaataaattgaatgaggGGAAAAGGTGTTAGTTGAATATTAAGGAACTTGCTGAAAATCGGTAAATTACCAAACCGAATTCTATGATCTAATAAGATATATTTTGTATGTTTTAGGGTTTCTCAGGGGTATGGGCAACTTTCAAAGTAGATTGGAGATAGTGTTGAATAAAAATCCACACATTGAAACTGATACAGTCCAAGAGAAAGGGAAAAAAATGATTAGCCATGTTTATGTATCATATTCATAGACCCAATCTTCCGTTGATCTCTCTTAAAAGCATAACTTTTTGTTAGTTCTTAACTCCTGAAAGATAATCCTATATGAAATTTATATggtacaattaaaaattatcatacaatcaaaataaattattaacagTCTAATGACATGTAATCAATAAGtaagtttaattatattttaaatttaatattactaaattttgaaattttatatttttgttctattttaaaataattaatatttagttattaaattatatataaaaataatctaGTTTTTTTCTCTCCTTCAGTTACCTCTCTGTTGTACCGTCTCTGTCATTATTCATCGTCTCTCTTCTATTCTACATCGTCTATCTCAGTCGTTAGTTcattaagaataaaaaacaaatttgaaaaCGACAATGCGACGATGACGGTTCGTGATCGACGACACCAAAACGATATTGATGCAAATACGAGCGAATTGGGAGGAGAGAGCAGAAGATTTTTTTGGGCGGTGGAAGAAAGGTGGAGAGTTCTTCTCACAACAAAAAAGAGCAATTTTATTTGATGATGGAGCGATTTCGCAAGAGGAATAGAAAGAATTATGAACTTCAGcgttgataataatttttattttaattaaaaaaaattagaaaaataatttattaaatttaataaaattaaattgaaaaaataaatgtatgatacaactaatttaatcaacttaatatataatatataaatactaatataagaaaaataacatatttattaataGAAAATTTAAGAATACCAATACACTTCTTCATTCTTAAGAGTACTATAGAAATTGTCAttactatatataaatattatgtttttgaAGATATAACTTCATATCACATTCTGCTCAACTGGACTGGCCCAGGAGAGGCCATTGAAATCTTTGTATTAGGGCTCCCAAAACTGAtaagtctattttatttttgtgtgaaaAATATTAGATCTTAAATGTTTATAGATTACTTATTCAGTCtcttatatttgttatttatttattggatTTTAGATTCTAGAAGTGTAAAATATACATTATCGGAATTTAGCTTTCACTATTTGTGTCAATTATTTATGGATTAATAGTATTTTTGGTCCTTATAATATGTCACCAATCTAGTTTTAgtatcttataaaattatttttttaaatttcatcttTATAATTTCATATTCCTTCACTTTTGATCTTTGATGACATCTTACCATCCAAAAACAATGATATGGCTTATTGagtcataatttttttgtgttttctattttcttccTTTCCTTGGTCTTTAAACTCAAAATTCCTAATTTATTCCTTCACTTTTTTTAGGTGTTAGTaaagtttcttgtttttagtgatatggtagttggattttctgagtttaagaaaaaaaacttaataaaaaacTGCAGTAAGTAAATAGACActttaagatttatcctggttccccttataaccaagggtacgtccagtcctcttgcacaccacaagagattaatccaatacttgtcagaaaatgtacaactcccaccctgggattcttgctacaaaacttctaacaatacttctaagatagcacaccactatcttagattaagctatcttgtacaaatgatacaataaggtttgaatgagtctaagatgtggtatattgataaacaactcaatagcaattcaagtacttgagaacttttagaatgatatgaaaatctaatgcaagtacttagaaaaatcagaattttgttcaaagttgtttaatgaattaattcaaggattgttattttttgatctgaagttatggggtatttatactccataaaacatcctttcagattcgtggccattgatccaagaggtttgatgaaaaattacaattttctaAAGGCCTctcagatctgaaaaattgtaatgtttccaggtgtattcgaatacagtatatgtgtattcgaatgcacgtctttgtaacgttcaaaaaattcaaattttatatcttgtattcgattacacattagtgtagtcgaatacaaattagtgtattttagcctctgacttaacttgtattcgactacagatgggtgtagtcgaatacacacaaaggatttttggccactgacttagcttgtattcgactacagatgggtgtagtcgaatacaacatttaaagttttgcctctgacttaagttgtattcgaatacaacatggtgtattcgaatacacttatgcaaattgtcaaaaatatgattttaaatgatttgttaatgttgttcaCAAAGgatttttggccactgacttagcttgtattcgactacagatgggtgtagtcgaatacaacatttaaagttttgcctctgacttaagttgtattcgaatacaacatggtgcattcaaatacacttatgcaaattgtcaaaaatatggttttaaatgatttgttaatgttgttttttattttcgaaaatatgttaaatgcatatgtaaatatgaattgttctcatgtatttgaactattgatttgtatcatatacctttacatttaaccatttattatttggattttgaagcttattgaagatagtttgatcttctttttgatcttgctgcattgtccatagttagtggtcttgtcgtcataaaaaacatgtagtttacaaaTACTGccaaaaactaaaaatgaaggaatttaaaattatagaaataaaatctaaaaaaataattttataaagactaaaattaaattagtctCATATTGTAGGGACCAaaagtaatattaatatattatttatttatttaattttgttgtctATTATATTTAGACTAAATAAAGTCCCTTAACTTAGTTTCAATTgatgttttagtcttttatgttttttttttctttttggatttggtcttttgttataattttaagtgacagtttgatattttatgttttaaaatgtcaacaatgttgtccttttttttttacaaaaattcatcaaaattttcaaataaaacccataaaattaattaccatcttcaatataatgcaaatttcatcaatttcataacttaaatctttaaataaatttatttttttattctttatttgatgttgttggagatgaaaatatgagtttatttgaatattcgagttatgcatttgatgaaatttgtattatattgaagatgataattaattttatgtgttttgtttgaaaattttgatacattttttgaatttttataaaaaacaaaaagaataacactttgacattttaaaatataaaagatcaaattgttacttaaaattaaaataaatgaccaaatcaaaaataaaaataaaagactaaaatattaactgaaattaagttaagaaacTATTTAATCGTTATATTTAAGACAATTTTAaacttcaaataatttttatttaactatttataaaatatagtacaatattaaaaaaaatctcacaacaaatatttattttagaccTCACATTGTATTCGATCGAATATGAAGGTCAACTACCGCATGTCATTCTTTCCCCCCACCTAATAGTTTGATTATATGTGTTGGGACATATTTTGTAAAAGCATGTGTTTACTTTTTATGAAATAACATACCTAATGTTTTTAGAAATTCTGATAATGCCAAAACATTGTATTAATTGTTTCCAAAAATGTATTCTTCCTAATTTCCCACACAAATCTTTCATCtctttgttaataatttaaaatgaacacatgttttgaaaaaattaaaattgaaatatttctaaaatgtaaataaatactAAGACTTTTTCAAGTTTGGACACTTCTTTCTTCCCCGCACACACTTTCTACGCATTgaatatgttatttaattataatttcattCTCTTTTTATGTTCCATTTCTATTTGCATTATCTACTGTTTGTGAACAtgtcttttgtttttatttttaaattatttttcactttaaCTTACTAATTAcaagatttaaaatttttaaagtaaataattgtgattaaga
Protein-coding sequences here:
- the LOC101507434 gene encoding transcription factor TCP2, giving the protein MEDEIEAQACKFPRLGNGSSNNKNIGKYPLDDEEQELIIRRKNVREIGRIDDVNVNTRNHFQNHSSRIVRVSKASGGKDRHSKVMTSKGLRDRRVRLSVTTAIQFYDLQDRLGYDQPSKAVEWLINAASDSISELPSLNINTFPQTPTHERQNNNNNLNSLSKSACSSTSETSKGSERAKEKDNESSFAQQQQQQQHHHDVSVNHNHHISQTASFTELLTGGIGSSNVRIPTTTSPNGSVHDSQINNHGDEFNKTRHHQQWSSTVTPIMDYFNSGLMVSNSRTHHHNQSSTSSSSSSGCFQLGQQHSLPVSPFSNSGENNSDIQMQQHFPFMSEHLMQQQAVVTSSSSSHQASGNNDHHYNLNFAISSSGLVGYNRGTLQSNSQSLLHQLQRFSPMDGSSTTSSSNNLPFFMGATVTPAVPSTMDNNHQHLPFSPVFDARLQLCYTDGSRHSDQKGKCNKN